In one Brienomyrus brachyistius isolate T26 chromosome 12, BBRACH_0.4, whole genome shotgun sequence genomic region, the following are encoded:
- the LOC125705029 gene encoding snaclec alboaggregin-D subunit beta-like yields the protein MKLVVFLTLLCLLVVNAQDLQDRQFQPCKNRNYWSWYKVGSYCVKFFNEHLDFNTARKRCQATNTRGELLSVHSPNSNNLVIRLSHNGYYSYSWLGGFLQGASWVWTDGTQFDYSNMARGPDRSGLQCIAIKGNGSWVPMSCTRELPFFCGFRDQ from the exons ATGAAGCTTGTGGTTTTTCTCACCCTGCTGTGTCTGCTGGTGGTCAATGCTCAAG ACCTCCAAGACCGCCAGTTTCAACCATGTAAGAACAGAAACTACTGGAGTTGGTACAAAGTTGGCAGCTACTGCGTGAAGTTCTTCAACGAGCATCTGGACTTCAATACAGCTCGA AAGAGATGCCAGGCGACAAACACACGTGGTGAGCTTCTGAGTGTCCACAGCCCAAATTCCAACAATCTGGTGATCCGTTTGTCTCACAATGGATACTATTCTTATTCCTGGCTTGGCGGATTCCTACAG GGGGCAAGCTGGGTTTGGACGGATGGCACTCAGTTCGATTACAGTAATATGGCGCGTGGTCCGGATAGAAGTGGCCTGCAGTGTATTGCTATTAAAG GAAATGGATCCTGGGTCCCAATGAGCTGTACAAGAGAGCTGCCCTTCTTCTGCGGGTTCCGGGACCAGTAG